Sequence from the Panicum virgatum strain AP13 chromosome 5N, P.virgatum_v5, whole genome shotgun sequence genome:
TCTCTCCCCTCTAACCTATATGATCAGTCGAACGGttgcacacttgcacatcttggtCAGGGACCAAAGCCAGCCGCCCCTGCCGTGTGCACCTCAAAGTTAGGCATCAGGTGAGCAGAGGCAGCCGCCCTGTTGTTAGGAGCCGCCTGGTTGTAGCCGATTAGCGCCACCGGGCTGTAGAAATCTACAATGCCTGCTGCCTCCTTCAGCATGCTGTTGCTACCGCCACTGCCTCCgtcatggtggtggtggtggtccgTCGGGGTGGCCGCGCTAGCCGCGAGGGGGACGACGTCCTTGGCCGTCGTCGCCGACCCGCTGCCGCACTGCCTCGGCTGCGTCTGGTAGAACACCTTGGACACGACGAGCTCgccgtccttctcctcctcgtcgGAGCCCAGGTGGTACTGGTGCATCACCCAGTTGGTCTTCTCCGGCTTGCGCTGCTTCCCGTAGTTGGTGTAGAGGACCAGGATCTTCTTGTAGCCCTTGAGCATGCCGTTGGTGAACACCGGCCGGGTCTTGCCCGTCTTGTGCCACCGCGTCTCGCCGCCCTGCTCGTCGGTGTGCACCTTCCGCCGCTTCCGAGTGCCGGTCGTGTATGCTTTTGACGGGCGGTGGAAGAAGTGTCGGATGAGCCCGTCCTTGCCGACACCTGAAATTTGACAAAGACACCGTGCCTCAAATATATGTCTAGCTAGTAGTGGAAATGAAAACAACTGCTTACTAATTCATATTAGCTATATTCAAGCACAAGTAACGTTTACACGTGTTCagcaaacatatatttttttcttttccataaACATTTGTTTTTCTTATAACATGTTCTTGACCAAGTACGATTTGTCCAAAAATATAAACTATAGCTTTGTGTTTTATTGCAATATTTCGCAAGCTGTGTGAATTTCACAGAATAAAACTATATAAATGGATGGTTGTATATTAGTGCCGAGACTAAATTGCGTCATTTTCCCTACAAGTTTGCACGGTTCGTGCAAACAAGGTTAATAACTTTGAAAGTGAATATTCATATCCGTATAAAATTGTTTGATGGTGGCTTTTCTTGTTATTGCACTTACATTATATTGTTGTACCCAGAGATATGGAAGGAAATGATATAATAAAAGAATTGCCACCTTAATGCCATATCAAGGATTAGAACAAAATTAACATCTTTAAAACAATTCGAAGTGCTATTCAAACATAGGGACAAAATGGTAATTTTTATCCCCAAAAAAACATGTGCCTCTCTACTTAAACTTGGACTTGTTAGGTTTCTTTCTCGCGTGATAAAGTAGCTGCCTATAGGAAGAAATCTTCGAAAGCAAAATGGGGAAAGCATCGTGATTAAATTTTGCATTATCCACTAATTattatatcatatatatctgAATATACTATATTCGACCATAATTCAGataaatagaaataaaaaaatctaaagataAAGGAGAAAAATCTAAATAGAAATGGAAAATCATATACATCATGCATGTGCTCGTAAGTCCTGTCAAAGGTTATACTTCCTTGATCTGATGATGTTGCGTGCAGCCTGCATGACGTGGACCTCTGATGGAACTGCTCTATCTCAACCTATCGTTTTCAGGTACAACTAAACTATATGCCAAGTAGGACAAGCAGTTACTTCAAAGGCACCCTTCATCCATATTTATACGGTATCAGCCTCAAAAGCAAATAACACTAGTTGCATATGGATGCATCAAGAGTTTAATGGTACTCATACAGGGAAAGAGacaattaaaaatattaatCCACATGTAGTTTTACATAATAAATTACGTGAGTTTGCAGCCAACGTACTGAATTTCTGTCAGTGATTGATTAAGCAAGGCCACCCATCAATTGAAAACGACTAGAACTAGTAAATTTTAGTCCTTTTTTAATaccaaaatatatatatacaaatctATCCATAGAAACCATATATATAAGAGAGATTTTTAATAGAACAACTAGTCTACAAGCTACTGCTAGCTTCTCGGAGGTTCATCAGGTTCTTCCGTGACGGAGATGATCTATCTATCTTCCTCGACAGGTCGAGATCTCAATCAAGAAAGAGGTCGACCGTTTGCCAACGCTTTGGATGGCTGCTAACGCAATGCAAGCAAGTTTGTACGCAGTCGCAGGCAGGAGCAGTGCAAAACGACGTGGATGATCTAGACGACGTACCCGGAAGCCTCTCCGGGTGGGTGTAGCAGATGCCGTTCTCGCCCTCGATGGTGGGGATGAACTCGTCGATGAGCGGGTGGAGCTTGCGGGCGTCCGGCCTCGCCTTCCCCTCCAGGTGCTCCAGCATCTCCTGGTCCGTCGGGTCGAACTTCACGCCGGCCGGCAGCCCCGGCAGGTCCTggatcgtcgccgccgcctgcaacTGGCAGatcgatccatccatccatcgatcGATTCACTGCTCTAACTGTGCTTTGCAACGAACATGTGCATGCATTATATTACTACCTGTTCATACTGCGCGCGGTGGCCGCAGGAGGGGCAGGTCCTGATGAGGTTGACGTGCGACGatgcctgctgctgcttcttggcggcggcgacggccgcggcggtggccagGTTGTTCTCCACGGCGCGCACGTCGTTGAAGCTGTTGCACCATGTCATGGTCGCCGCCGATCGACGACGACGATATGATCGATCTcgccctctcctctcccccggccggcccctgcctctctctctcaccacCTCCCTCCTCTATCCCCAGAGGCGAAGGGAGTGCGTGACGAGAGAAgtagagtgagagagagagaggggatcgAAAGGCTCTCCTTGTCCGGTGCCGGCCCTCGCTTTACTCTCAGCTCGCCCCCATATGAGGCAACGCTAAGGCTGATCCCCGGGGGAATGACAGGCCGCGGGCGCAAAAGAATAGAGAGAGAGTGGGCGgggcgagggagggagagaagaaAGCGCCCGGGAAGAGAACAAAGAGAAAAAGAGGGCAGGAGGAAGCTTGTCCCTGTTAAAAGCTACCGAGCGCGCGCCAGGCACcagcagccaccaccacccggcCGGGCGTCGATGGATCCCCTAGCCGGCATGGTGCTCGGCCTGTACGTGCCCGCTCGCTTGGTGGCGCTGTCTGTCTGGTACAGGCGAATAGAATTCTCACCAACTTTTTGGTTGTTGCATTGTTGCCACCCGCGAGAAGATCGATCGCCACTGCACGACCGAGCACTCGAGCTCGATCGCCAGGGATGCCCGGGCAAATCGGTTCTTCAACAGTACAGTTAGCTAtagaaacaacaaaagaaaaccGGCAGCTGCCAGCACCGTACCGGCCGGCCGATCCGGCTAGCTAGCTGGGTAGCTGGAGATCAACCAGGTCCCCAGATTGATCGATGGATCGCAGGACAGAAAGGTGAAGCTATAGCTACCCGAGAGAGATGACGCGCGCGATCGCATCACCGCAGGCGAGATCGACCAGGGTTGTTAGCCGATGGGCCGAGGAGGAGTCGCTGTAGCCATGGATCCGTGTGTCGATGCGCGCGCGAGGACACGTTTAGGGTAGGGGAGgatcggaggcggcggcagggaggggATGGATGGACCTGCTGGGCGAATGATGGCTGGTTGCTTGCTTGGCCCTCAAGTCTGGGCATTGGGCAGCAGCGGACGCAACGCGAGCCCGCCGGAAACCAGGCCAGGCCAGGCCAGGCGCGCGCCGGATTCTCTgcgcgggccggccggccggggtccACCACGCCAGCGGCCGCCGCGAGTTGCTGCGTGCACATCGGCTGGGATGGGGATGGTGTGGCGCGTGCGATCGATCATCCAGCGAGCGAGCTCTCTGTCTGACGCCGACGTCCATTCATCTGACGGTTAACATTTTGCACGTCTGAAAGGATCCCTGCTGAGGCAGCGTTTAGTTGCCAAACTTTTCTCTACAGTATCTGTCATATTAAGTTTTCAAACATATGCAcggaatattaaatgtagttagaaaaaataattaattacatagtctaattgATTTctacgaaacgaatctaatgatattaattaatttatgattggatattaattgtaaagtaataacgaaacatgctacagtacccaaacccaaactttttcaccaactaaacaccccctgagTGCTGACCCGAGACCGGTGATTTGCCGTATACTGCTAGCAGACCAGGATATGAGCCGGCCTGGCCGGGCAAGGATTGCTTTCCAAGAAATGGAGAGAACCTAGCTACTTGTCTCGCAAGGCGCAGGAGAACAGTAGTACATACCAGTCAGCAAAAATATGGAGTGTGTGCACCTGTGTTGCACATTCGTATATTAAACGAGACTGTTCGTTCGTCCTCAGTCCAATCTAGCTATAGGCAATTATTAGTACACTAGGTAACTACTACCACTACTGGAAACCATGTTTTCCCTACGGgtgaaaaatgatgaaaaaatTAAGAAACCCGATAGGAAAACCAACATAACTAGCTTGACAAGGAAATAAAAATTGTCTGCCGGTAACTGCATTTTTCTGTCGGTTTACAATTTTCCTGTGTGTACGAAAAAACCCTCAAAGAAATTGGACACACACACAGGGGAAAGATGGTTTTCAGCAGTGTACCTCCATCTTTTTTAGATATATGGCATTGTTGatctttgttttttatttgacCATTTATCTTTtgtataaatatatatttatgcaAACATGTAAATTTGCAAGCTAAATCCAAAACACTTTTAATACTATAAATGTAGTGGTACTCATTTTACTttatttaactaatttattaagTAAATATTACTGGATAAATTTTGAACAAAAGACAACATACGGTGGCGTATATTTAAAAACGATTTAATAAGTTAAACTTGCTAGTTAGGTCCATGATGGAAGGGTCattggagtttttttttgttttcttcttctcgTGACTACTGACTAAGAGGACACGTCTATGGATCGTCACTTGCGAGCACCTCAAGCCAGGTACCGACCAGAGCGGCGACGGAATAGAATACAGGCGCGGGTGGTGCGGAGATCTGCATCACCCTCTCACTAGTACGGGTCGTGCTCCGGAGCTGCCTATGGAGAGTGAGAAAGAGAGAAGGGGCAAAATGGGAATAAACGACTAGCTAAAAGCAGCGTGAGGGTGGCACGGCAGCTATAGCCGAGCGGGGTGGTCAGTGGTGTGTGCGGTCCGTGGTGGAGTGGAGATGGGGCAACCTGATTCGCGACGCGCGCTGCTGATGAGGCGGGCGAGGACGTCCCACCGCACGCACCACCCTACTTGCCGCCGCGGTGCGCGCGCGCGATCGTGAGCAGGATGATCAGGCCGGGGGCCGGGGGGTCTCTAGCTAGCTAGTTAGAGAGCCGCTTTTAGCTATGAGGTCACCGTAGAGTGTCTTGGAAGAGATCTCTCTACACCCCAACAGCTGACTTGAACCGTCCATCTACCGCGTGCGCCCGTCCGTCCGAGCGGCGACGTCGACGCGCTCCAGAGTCGTCCAGCTCCCGCCATCAGGAGAGGTAGTAGTAGTGGGGGTACGTGCAGGCAGCAGCCGAGATTGATCGACCGCAAGTAGCTCGGCTGGTGGCGCCCGTTCCGGCGGGGAAAGCTGGCCCCGACCCGCCtgcagcgccagcggcggcagcgTCCAACGACGCGAGTCCTGGACAGGCCTGTGTCACTGTGTGTTTTTGGCTGGTGCTCAGCTGCTGCCGGTCTCTGTGCTGACTTGATTGGATTGCGCGATCGAGTTCTCGACGACGTGAGGACATGGTGACGCCTGCAAGCGGCATGCCATGGGCGCGTGGAACCGCGCGTGCTGATGGTGCATCGCGGCATCAGGCCAGCTTCTGTGTGTGTGTACACGTGTGGAAGCGATTGGTTGAGACCACCCTCCTGCTATCGGACAAGTGTATGTAGAGCATCATCACATTCACGGCAGAGCGCTTTTAGGTGGTGGGAAATAAATTAAGAAAATGCTAAAGTACAAGTGCAGGGCCCCCACTACTGAGTAGTACTTGTTAGGCCTTACTAATCCGAATTAAGAACATGAGTTCTTCCCTACAAACTAGAGATTAGCGAACCAGAAAAAACACTACACACTGGACAAAAGTCTACACTACACTACTACACAGTAGTGCCTTTAATTCGTGCCATGGTCAGTGCTAATCATTGGACAATACATCAAACCATCAAAAAAGAATATTTGTATAATTAAGGTGGTACATTATGGAATCACATGAATGTTTCTAGGTCAAGATGGATCGGTGtcatttcccctttttcccctttGTTTGAAACCTTCCATTGTAATGAAGTCTTTACCTTTTTTTAGTGGACCTGTAACTTCTGAAGTTCCGTGTAAATCAAGTTCGTGTTTTTTTTGTGCTCAAGATTGGCATACATATTTTTGCCAGCATATCATATTCAGTTTCCTCTTTTAATTCAGGCAAGTTAGTGTACCTTAATAGGGTTGTAAGTACATAATTTGCACGTCATCTGCCTCTATTTTATAAAGAAGAGGAAATAATATTCTTTGCAACTCTGGCTGTAGCTTGGCATgcaagtctctctctctctctctctctctctctctctctctctctctctctctctctctctctctctctctctctctctctctctctctctctctctctctctctctcggtgaACCATGCCAATCTTGCGCTCGACCACAACATACACGCATGCATCTGTTAGTTACCAAGTATGCGTTGATGAGTACCTATATATAACTGGCCTAATAAGGTAACAGTGATATCCGAATCAACTCGCAGGCGACAAAGTCTCGCCGTCGCCCTAACTCCGTCACTTTGAAAAATGGCGGCAGGTACTTCCCAATAGGGATCAAGTTTGATCTCGACGTCTTAACTCCACCTTTTTGAACAGAGAGATGGGTTCAAACGCATGCGAAAAAAACGGGAGACTTCAAAGGATGCAATCAGTACTTCTCCTACCTATGGCTACTCTAATGTATCGAAGTTTGTCCAGAAAGATGCGCCAGGTTTCTTGGTTTGGCCGTTAACTCGGAGCTGTCATCAACGTCAAAGGCCCCCTTTTATGAAGCACGAATTGAGGTGGGGGGGGAAGTCGAACTACAAGAATAAGCAACACATGGGCATTTGGTTCTAGGGTTGTTACTAACTAAACAGACTAAGATTGCACAAATAAACTTTTGGAAGGGACACAGGAGACTACATGAATTTTATTAATAGGGAATACAGTAATACAAAGGAAATTTTCCATGAGATATTCATGTTATAGTTTTTCCATAATTCCTATGGAATTCTAAATATTTTCAGAGGCCGCTAATGTCTTTATTTCAATGAACATCAACGTAGGTTTTTTTTCATTATTCAATTCATTAGAAATTATCCCAATTGTACGTTCAATAACAAAGGTGCCTCAATTCTCTTGATGCATTGAAGCTAgaacatatatattttttgctaCTTTTTGTATGTGGTCATTCGAACTAATTGACTGTTGTGTAAAAATGTAGTGGGGGAAGGAGAAGGGCTCCAAAagcttctatatatatatatatatatatatatatatatatatgacgcAAATATAAGACTCATGTTCTACAATAATTATCCAAGCTTGTTTGGTAGTTAACAAAACTAAAGAAGGATATTGTCATCTTGAGACATGTATTGCTATTGTTGGACATTCATGTGCTATGTTGCCAAGCGGATAAAGACATCCCCCTTAAAGAGCAAATGGATGGTGCTCCAGCCTTCCTGTGACAGGGATATTTGGGATTGCGTTTAATTTCAGTTCTGACGA
This genomic interval carries:
- the LOC120674001 gene encoding NAC domain-containing protein 73-like; protein product: MTWCNSFNDVRAVENNLATAAAVAAAKKQQQASSHVNLIRTCPSCGHRAQYEQLQAAATIQDLPGLPAGVKFDPTDQEMLEHLEGKARPDARKLHPLIDEFIPTIEGENGICYTHPERLPGVGKDGLIRHFFHRPSKAYTTGTRKRRKVHTDEQGGETRWHKTGKTRPVFTNGMLKGYKKILVLYTNYGKQRKPEKTNWVMHQYHLGSDEEEKDGELVVSKVFYQTQPRQCGSGSATTAKDVVPLAASAATPTDHHHHHDGGSGGSNSMLKEAAGIVDFYSPVALIGYNQAAPNNRAAASAHLMPNFEVHTAGAAGFGP